GATTTAATGAAAGCAAAGAGCATATAAAACAATGGAAGAAGAGGGAAAGCACAAAAGGATCAACCCGGCAAAGTAAGGCAGCTTGATTTTCCCATCCATTGAAAAGGGTcgttcaaatgaattattcatttCAAAGGAGTTCTATTATCATTATTCAGAACACTCAGCTCCATTACCAAAACAACTAAGAACGATCATAACGAACAGAAACTCGCTGCTGTATGGGACTCCTGCAGGAAGGGCAATCCTTCATCCCCCGTTTCTCATGGAGCTCATTGCAAGTTGGACACACTACCTGATGAGCACACGGAAGAAAAACCACAGACATCTCCTCTGAAAGGCACATCACGCACTCCCGTTCACGTTTGACACCAGCACCAGAGTAGTCCTGAAAATCTTTTACAACTTCTGAGATATAAGGGATCCAGGGATCCTTGTGATCTGGGCTATTTTTTATGTCTGCGAGTCTGGTGACATAACCTCCATCAATACCCCTCCTGAGTGCGGCAATTTTTGAAGAATCAGTTTTCAGTCTCAATTGGCAGATTTCTTTTTCAAGCTTCTGAATATCATCTTTGAATTTCATCAGATTCTTCTCTGCTTTGGATTTAATCATATTCTCCTTTGATCTTGCAGAAGTCTcgatttcttctctttcttttctaatGGAATTGGCTTGCATAAGTAGTTCTCCATTTACTTTCTCCTCATGTTTCCATCTATCctgtgatatatatttttttctttttcaatgagAAATGACGCAGAGATAAATTCATAATCACAGAAGCACCTCGAGGAACTGTGAATTTAACAGCAGTGTGCTTTAACATTTAACTGCACTATTAACATGAACTCTAGAATGACGGCTCAtaccacaataataataataatatactttTACACTTACAAGATGCTTCAAAAAAATTGCTTCAGTAATAATTTTTTGTCAGCAAAAAAGAGAGGTGCTTCAGATgtactaaagaaaataaaatggacAAAAATCTCAGGAGTTTCATAGCTTAAAAATGTCTGCATACGTGCTGTGCACAGGCCCTCAAGGATGTGCTGATAAAAAGGTGGAACAAATGTAAACAAGTCTGGATATGTTAGGATTATCCTTATTCAATGACTGCATTAGATTTCCTTTTAGGCACAGCGACCTAGGTTATTCCATCAATCAAGGATTTTCTCAACCTGAAGGCAAACTATAGCGTTATTTTTACATTATGAGGGGATGtaacttttgttattttttattgctGTATATTCAAGAAATCTTGTTAAATCTGTTTAAGGGTTGATCTAAAGGTGCAACAGATAATGTCATCACACCCAACCAAGGCAATAGATTGGGGATGAGAAACCTCCCACCGCCTACATCATGAATGGGTTAGCCTCACTCAATACAACTGAAGAATGAGCAATTACAGCAATATAACAAggctgttttgttttgtttttttggaggggggttgaaattaaattttaaaacataccTCAAATCGCTCCTCGAGGACTTTGGCTTGCTCCAATTCCTGTAGCAGCTGTTTTACTTTGAGTCTTTCTGTCATTAGTTCTTGTTGCAACAAGGTTTTTTGCTTCTCCCATGACTGAAATTTCATCAGTGTCGTCTTCTCCCTCTTTGATACCTCCTGACAGCTTGCAGCTGACTCTTCCACATGTAATTTAGCAGCTTCCATGTCTTTCCTCAGTTCAGTATTCTCAACCTCAAGCTTTCGGAAAGTAGCATTAGCTCGCTCAACCTGCCCACTAGCCTTACACAAAGCATTCTCCATCTCAGATAGCTTCTTCATAGTGTTTTCCTCCAGAGTCTGCTTCTCTTTCTTGAGCCGTTcaacttcttctttctcttgccTCAATGTCTTGAGTTCAGCCTTGTCCTTACCCAGCCTACGAGCAGCCTGCATAACTTTCTGATTTGCCCATTCAGTCCACTCATGGAGCTGATTTTGCAGTTCCCGAACCCTTGGAACTAGTTTCAAAATCATCTCATCCTTCCTGTCCCGGGGAACCCACTGCCCTAGAGACCGATCATATGGTATCTCAGCGTAACTACTCTTAGGTGGCTCGGCATTACCGCATACGGGCACCAAAGCAGAGTTACTCTTTGTAGGAAGTGAAAGAGAGAGCTCAGTATTGGCAGCTGATAATGGAGGTGGCGTACTAACTGATGCAAATGAAAGCGGAGAATTAACTTCATGTAATTTGGTTAAGGTATTGGTCTTAGACAATGCAGACATATTATTAACACTTTCTGGGTCGGAATCTACTGAGGAAGAGGGTCCAGAGTTGGTTGAAAGACTATGGTTACAGTTGTCCTGAGGCAGGCCAACTCCCATAGGCTTGCTTAGCTTTAAGGAAGCATTTTTTAGATTAATGGCAGTAGAGTCCGTGAcagattttaatttcttatccAAGATTAAACCACCAGAACCACTCAGCTTCCCTCCTCTTGAAGATCCTTTAGATCCATACGTCCGGTAATGTTTGTCCACATGATGTGGCTTTTGTCGAAGCATGTATTCTCTCTTGGAACTACCAGAATGTACCTTTCTACTTCCCCCAAACTTCTCTTCCATGGCAGGAGATTGACATGTTCCTGCAACATTAAAGGATCTATCAACAGTATCGGATGTTGTATttgttccttcttctttctctgaTACTAGCCCGTTGAGAACAAGTGAACTCTTTGGCTTTGTAAGGTTGGGAACCCCTGCCATAGTGGGTGCCTCAGATTCAGTACCATGAGAACAAGTAAATGGTTTCAGAGGACTTGGAGGATTCGATTCCAAACTTTTGGTTTCTGTTTTCAACTGGGGTTGAGTGGAAACATAAGAAATCCCACTTGAGGACCCATCGCATGCAAAAGTACTCAAGTGGTCTCCACCCACTGCACAAGCATGTGACACATTcatatcacaaatcaacaagCACCACATTGCATCCCCAGTGCTGAAGAAAGGCCTAACTTCTTGAAGAACACAAACCAACTCTGCCAGTACATACTTCTCCAGCTGCTCTAAATCCTCAAAATAGTACTCTCTTGAGGGATCTATCTCTAGGCCACCTCTAAGAAATGCTAAAGCATTATCCACTATATTTGTCACTGTGTCTTTATACCCATAACAAATGCCAGACCTTAAGACAGCCTTAGTAGCAACTTCTTCTGTGCAACCGCaagcaacaatttttttaattgcacTCTTGAAAATGGCATCTAAATTGCTTAAAACTAGTTCTTCAAGATGAGCTTCTGTAAGATCACTCCAATCAGCATCTTGGGATTCGCCTACCTCTATTTCTTCTCTAGGCCGGCTAGGCCCAACCTCAGATGAGCCTATAGCACTAGACAACCCAAGGTCAAGTTTCAACCCATCAGAATGGTCCTGGTTAACACTACACATATCACAGGCACTTGGTTGTCCAATACACGCGTTGATTTCAAATTTCTCTGCTGAAAATTCATAAGTTGGGCATTCAATTTGAGGCAACAAAATACTCTCACTCTGGTCACATACAGGTGGATCAGCCCGAAATTTCCTCTTATTCCTACTTCCCTTTTCTTCGATCGGAACTGAAGGAGACACTTGACAGATACTACTACTGCTAGCCTTAGAAACCATTGATGTCATTTTAAGCTGCACAAAACAATATCAGTCAACACATTCATCAAGTATATATATCACCTATCTATCAACCCTCCATGAAACACTGAAAGACTCACTAATCAATAATATAATACCTATTGAAAACAATATATGTTACATCAAAATTAGCATTAACTGCAGAGATTCATAATCCGAGCTTAGAACATCAGGTACCTATAGCAAATACAGACGAGACGACTAAAACAGATTATAAACATTGCATGCAACAAGGACTAGAAACCATAACAGCGAATATTATCATTTGAGTATGACAATCAGATTCGGCGGCAGAAAGAGAACCAAAATACTCTTCCAAAATTCCGACCCAGAAACGAGAATCCAATCATCAATGCGTTTACAACATACCCAATAGACAAAAGATCAAAATCCAAAGAATCTACATAAATTCCGATAGCAAATCTAAATTCGAAACCAGCCCATAGATCAATAAAGCATCAAAGAAAGTCCCAGGGATTCATATAGCCATTGTTAACAATTACAGAAGATCCCCCACATAAGTTAcagatttgtttatttttaataaatcagaatatcgaCGATCGAGACGTACCGGATTGGAGCAAATGTTCGATAAATCAAATTTACGAACAAACTCAGAGCATCGGATTATCAGAAAGAAGATTTATAGCTCTCTTCggttttttttcctctatattttatttcattttattttatgcttAGAGCATCGCGGTGTCTCTGACTCTCTGCTGCCTCTTATATTTTCGCATTCAATggggtatttttattttccaattttGTGTTAACCATACCAATTAACCCTGGTTAGCCGAATATGCTTCCCAAACTAACCATGGTTGATGAAAATTTGacaccaactttttttttttcccctttcctaGTCATGAATTATgttctaataaaataaaataattgattgaaattactaaatatcaccagaaatctaaatattatttacgaaaaacgaaagaaagaaagaaaaaaaaaagatagaaagtaTCATTCACAAATTAAGGTGTAATtagataataagatgagatgtaataattttagatgaaagttaaaaattaaaataaaatattattaaaaaaattaaattatttattatattttatataaaaatttaaaaaaattataatgacaaaataaaaatatttttatatctaaacTAAGCCCATAAATCATTGTACTTTTTGAAGTAAATTAGTTGTTGGGAGAATACAAAGCCTATCCTACTACCTAGAAGTCACGAtgggaattatttttttttttcaaatggagtgCATGCgatttatctattttgaaattataattaacATTAATTTTGGTAAAATGTTTATACCTACCTTGATTAAgcacttaataattaaatattattttataagtaacaTATGGTACCTAtcatattcttttataaataacatagaaaaatgatattatgtCTCTTAAATTTGTCCTCTTAATTTGAtggtttatgtattttattttattttaaatatttttttatataatcgttaaaaaagtgactattagtgaatttatttatttatttttaaatatttaaaataaaaataaaataaaagtacaaTTCACACTAGGAATACTTACttagaaggaaaaatatagttgcaagtataattgtgcactaatttgtacattaatgtaatgtgattggtcaaaaaatagattttattgaaaataatgttaatttaaattttaagtatgaataaatcagtattgatacataaATTAGTGCGCAACAGtatttgtatgtagtaaaactctacTTTAGAATACACCAAGTTGGCAAATAGAGAAAGTACAATATCGCtaccttatttatttttactttttggatAAAGGAAATATGGAATTTTGAAtacaaattttcatttaaagaatCGGATTATAAACAATTAAGTTCTCGGCTCACTaccttatttatatttattaagttaagtataattatgaaatttctatattttttgcaAATAATAATGACCAAAGTTCTGCAACACAAAGCAGAGCTAGAGTtggtcaaagaaaaataaagaaagagagataaataagaaatagaaagcaagaaagaaGAAGCCAAGTTCGAAAAGTGGGAGAAAATGGACCTTCGGCCACCACGACCTAACCCAAGCGAGCCTTCTCGGTCTCAGCAGCAACCGGGTCTTCACCAGAGCGATGCGGACGATGACGACGAGAACGT
This genomic interval from Carya illinoinensis cultivar Pawnee chromosome 2, C.illinoinensisPawnee_v1, whole genome shotgun sequence contains the following:
- the LOC122300483 gene encoding putative E3 ubiquitin-protein ligase RF298; the encoded protein is MTSMVSKASSSSICQVSPSVPIEEKGSRNKRKFRADPPVCDQSESILLPQIECPTYEFSAEKFEINACIGQPSACDMCSVNQDHSDGLKLDLGLSSAIGSSEVGPSRPREEIEVGESQDADWSDLTEAHLEELVLSNLDAIFKSAIKKIVACGCTEEVATKAVLRSGICYGYKDTVTNIVDNALAFLRGGLEIDPSREYYFEDLEQLEKYVLAELVCVLQEVRPFFSTGDAMWCLLICDMNVSHACAVGGDHLSTFACDGSSSGISYVSTQPQLKTETKSLESNPPSPLKPFTCSHGTESEAPTMAGVPNLTKPKSSLVLNGLVSEKEEGTNTTSDTVDRSFNVAGTCQSPAMEEKFGGSRKVHSGSSKREYMLRQKPHHVDKHYRTYGSKGSSRGGKLSGSGGLILDKKLKSVTDSTAINLKNASLKLSKPMGVGLPQDNCNHSLSTNSGPSSSVDSDPESVNNMSALSKTNTLTKLHEVNSPLSFASVSTPPPLSAANTELSLSLPTKSNSALVPVCGNAEPPKSSYAEIPYDRSLGQWVPRDRKDEMILKLVPRVRELQNQLHEWTEWANQKVMQAARRLGKDKAELKTLRQEKEEVERLKKEKQTLEENTMKKLSEMENALCKASGQVERANATFRKLEVENTELRKDMEAAKLHVEESAASCQEVSKREKTTLMKFQSWEKQKTLLQQELMTERLKVKQLLQELEQAKVLEERFEDRWKHEEKVNGELLMQANSIRKEREEIETSARSKENMIKSKAEKNLMKFKDDIQKLEKEICQLRLKTDSSKIAALRRGIDGGYVTRLADIKNSPDHKDPWIPYISEVVKDFQDYSGAGVKRERECVMCLSEEMSVVFLPCAHQVVCPTCNELHEKRGMKDCPSCRSPIQQRVSVRYDRS